From Streptomyces sp. NBC_01551:
CTCGCCGCCGCGCTCCTTGATGTACGTCTCGGTCGGGACCATCACCTTGCGCCGGAAGACGCAGACGAGGGTGCCGTCCTGCTTGTAGCCCTTGGTCTCCACGTAGACGATGCCGCGGTCGTTCTTCGACTTCGACGGCGTCTTGTCGAGGACCGTGGTCTCGCCGTAGATGGTGTCGCCGTGGAAGGTCGGCGCCACGTGCCGCAGGGACTCGATCTCCAGGTTGGCGATGGCCTTCCCGGAGACGTCCGGCACCGACATGCCCAGCAGCAGGGAGTAGATGTAGTTGCCCACGACCACGTTCTTGCCGAAGTCGGTGGTGTTCTCCGCGTAGTTGCTGTCCATGTGGAGCGGGTGGTGGTTCATGGTCAGCAGACAGAAGAGGTGGTCGTCGTACTCGGTGACCGTCTTTCCGGGCCAGTGCTTGTAGACCGCCCCGACCTCGAACTCTTCGTACGTGCGTCCGAACTGCATGGGGATCAGGCCTCCGGGATCTCGAACTTGGTGGTGCGCTGCATCCCGGCCGCGCGGCCCTTGCCCGCGATGACCAGGGCCATCTTGCGGCTGGCCTCGTCGATCATCTCGTCGCCGAGCATCGCCGAGCCCTTCTTGCCGCCGGCCTCGGAGGTGCACCAGTCGTACGCGTCGAGGATCAGCTCGGAGTGGTCGTAGTCCTCCTGCGAGGGGGAGAAGACCTCGTTGGCCGCGTCGACCTGGCCCGGGTGCAGCACCCACTTGCCGTCGAAGCCCAGCGCCGCCGCCCGGCCCGCCACCTCGCGGTACGCGTCCACGTCGCGGATCTGGAGGAAGGGGCCGTCGATCGCCTGGAGGTTGTGCGTGCGGGCCGCCATCAGGATCCGCATCAGGATGTAGTGGTAGGCGTCCGCCGGGTAG
This genomic window contains:
- a CDS encoding MaoC family dehydratase encodes the protein MQFGRTYEEFEVGAVYKHWPGKTVTEYDDHLFCLLTMNHHPLHMDSNYAENTTDFGKNVVVGNYIYSLLLGMSVPDVSGKAIANLEIESLRHVAPTFHGDTIYGETTVLDKTPSKSKNDRGIVYVETKGYKQDGTLVCVFRRKVMVPTETYIKERGGEQPGRPQLKEQGK